One region of Alcanivorax sediminis genomic DNA includes:
- a CDS encoding transglycosylase domain-containing protein, with protein MKFIIRTVAILLALSLIYIGIYFIVEIRPHVSEMDEMIREYETDSLNYSSIKSMAVAEEGIDGIGNYVGHSLAVSNVGSGFRGAWHLLGLHWQLWIRLLYSEDEIFRLWLAMVPYGGGRGMQDAAQFHFENDLDSLNCHQLAQLVVMVRAPSMFKPGSERSVNRIRDHGVVLRCDS; from the coding sequence TTGAAGTTCATTATTCGCACTGTTGCTATTCTGCTGGCTCTATCTCTTATATATATAGGAATATATTTTATTGTAGAGATTCGTCCTCACGTGTCAGAAATGGATGAAATGATCAGAGAGTATGAGACAGATTCGCTCAATTACTCTTCTATCAAGTCGATGGCCGTAGCTGAGGAAGGTATTGATGGTATCGGAAATTACGTGGGGCACTCATTGGCCGTAAGTAATGTCGGTTCTGGATTTAGGGGGGCTTGGCATCTGCTGGGCTTGCATTGGCAGCTTTGGATTCGTTTGCTCTATTCAGAAGATGAGATTTTTCGTTTGTGGTTGGCCATGGTTCCATATGGGGGTGGTAGGGGTATGCAGGATGCGGCTCAGTTCCATTTTGAGAATGACCTTGATTCTCTAAATTGCCACCAGCTAGCTCAGCTTGTTGTAATGGTTCGTGCGCCATCGATGTTTAAGCCTGGTAGTGAACGATCAGTTAACCGCATACGAGATCACGGCGTAGTTCTTCGCTGCGACAGCTAA
- a CDS encoding alpha/beta fold hydrolase, protein MKLILLPGMDGTGMLFEPLLNELGELDTEVVPLPNSGPQDYASLAEVVAHIIGERECVLLAESYSGAIAEFLVRNYSLNIRHIIFVASFLSSPRPFLSRLAAFLPIKALAAIPILAPFALKALMLGWSANPETISLFRKALREVDSRVLSMRLRQIAEYGSAGKTFEIGSTYIRPSGDLLVSDRSKEISAAFPNLKVVEVRGPHFVLQAEPEACAAVIRASVGHLTSKGNGTPSM, encoded by the coding sequence ATGAAACTCATACTGCTTCCAGGCATGGATGGGACAGGAATGCTATTCGAGCCTCTCCTGAATGAACTGGGTGAGCTTGATACGGAAGTGGTGCCCTTGCCCAACTCAGGGCCGCAGGACTACGCTTCCCTCGCAGAAGTAGTGGCACATATTATTGGAGAACGAGAGTGCGTTCTCCTCGCCGAATCTTATTCCGGAGCCATTGCGGAGTTTCTGGTTAGAAATTACAGCCTGAATATTAGACATATCATTTTTGTGGCATCATTCCTCTCGAGTCCACGCCCTTTTCTGTCTCGATTGGCTGCTTTCCTGCCCATTAAGGCTTTGGCGGCAATACCTATTCTGGCCCCATTTGCATTGAAAGCTCTCATGTTGGGCTGGTCTGCCAATCCTGAAACTATTTCTTTGTTCAGAAAAGCGCTGCGAGAGGTTGATTCCAGAGTTCTAAGCATGCGGCTACGTCAAATAGCGGAATATGGTTCAGCTGGCAAAACCTTTGAAATCGGTTCTACCTATATTCGCCCCTCGGGTGATCTGCTTGTCAGTGACAGGTCCAAAGAGATCTCCGCAGCCTTTCCAAATCTGAAGGTGGTTGAGGTGAGAGGCCCCCATTTCGTGTTGCAAGCTGAGCCAGAGGCATGTGCTGCAGTAATTCGGGCGTCGGTAGGTCATTTAACTAGTAAAGGCAATGGCACGCCTTCGATGTGA
- a CDS encoding DUF6602 domain-containing protein, which produces MKQQGTNAIAILLDEKINEFKTAFIENSRLLFVDDEGSLVHPGEFGTYREDVVKKFLTNILPERMGMESGFVVTSNGKISTQCDIVIYDKSVTPLIKNENGQRFFPIESVVAIGEIKSKLSTSELKKALRKLAKTKSLRDYLYEPSYTYCKKEEGNASIYQPEKDELDQIITFLICEEFSFSPRENLVNIMDCYKEELPHRPFCHRHNMVLSINDGLLTYLHPQGFVYPFPSKATLIHDYGGTDQLKETRLTAELMKYRFIAPPTGSSEHIRHFTSMLHMALISVSVLYPEMARYIEGREDVQFIDFEQSLR; this is translated from the coding sequence ATGAAGCAACAGGGCACCAATGCAATTGCCATCCTTTTGGATGAAAAAATAAATGAATTTAAAACCGCGTTTATCGAAAATTCTCGATTACTATTTGTTGATGATGAAGGGAGCTTAGTTCACCCAGGGGAGTTTGGTACTTATAGAGAAGATGTAGTTAAGAAATTCCTGACTAATATTCTTCCTGAGCGAATGGGTATGGAATCAGGATTTGTTGTAACTTCAAACGGAAAGATAAGCACTCAATGCGATATAGTTATATATGATAAATCCGTAACTCCTTTGATTAAGAATGAAAATGGGCAACGATTTTTTCCGATTGAGTCCGTAGTTGCCATCGGGGAAATTAAATCGAAGCTGTCAACTTCTGAATTAAAGAAAGCTCTAAGAAAGTTAGCTAAAACCAAATCCCTTAGAGATTATCTCTACGAGCCAAGTTACACCTATTGTAAAAAAGAGGAAGGAAACGCAAGCATCTATCAGCCGGAAAAAGATGAACTGGATCAGATTATAACCTTTCTAATATGTGAAGAGTTCTCATTCTCTCCTCGCGAAAACCTGGTCAATATAATGGATTGCTACAAAGAAGAACTTCCACACAGGCCGTTTTGCCACAGGCATAATATGGTGTTAAGTATTAATGACGGCTTGTTAACCTATCTGCACCCACAAGGCTTCGTATATCCATTTCCCTCAAAAGCAACGCTTATACATGACTACGGCGGCACTGATCAACTTAAAGAAACCAGATTAACCGCTGAGTTAATGAAATATAGGTTTATTGCACCTCCAACCGGTTCATCCGAACACATACGACATTTTACAAGTATGCTCCATATGGCTTTAATCAGTGTCTCAGTCCTTTATCCTGAAATGGCTCGCTACATAGAGGGCCGAGAGGATGTTCAATTCATAGATTTTGAGCAAAGCCTCAGATGA
- a CDS encoding suppressor of fused domain protein codes for MSKDDQLVSLSGAPIFRYTDGEKEWEAPDGEECIEEISDHIERHIGDVSSVFHELISDTVHIDVHHVKPTRERPFHTLVTSGMSDRQMNVPEGVNATRYMELMVTLPEGWRIDDESFRDEIWYWPVRQLKFLARFPHKFETWLGWGHTIPNGDPAEPFSENTDLSGVIILPSVNVTEEFRSLEINKEKVIEFYSVVPLYDEEMNLKLRKGTDSLLDRFDKYAISDLIEIDRRNIAKKRFGIF; via the coding sequence ATGAGCAAGGATGATCAGTTGGTATCACTGTCAGGTGCACCCATCTTTCGCTACACAGATGGGGAAAAGGAATGGGAGGCACCTGATGGTGAAGAATGTATTGAAGAAATTTCGGATCATATTGAGCGTCATATAGGCGATGTCAGTAGTGTGTTTCATGAATTAATCTCTGACACAGTGCATATCGATGTGCATCATGTGAAACCAACAAGGGAAAGGCCGTTCCACACCTTGGTAACCTCCGGTATGAGCGATCGGCAAATGAATGTTCCTGAGGGGGTTAACGCTACCCGCTATATGGAGCTAATGGTGACGTTGCCGGAGGGTTGGAGGATCGATGATGAATCGTTTAGAGATGAAATATGGTATTGGCCCGTAAGGCAGCTAAAGTTTCTGGCTCGTTTTCCTCATAAGTTTGAAACCTGGCTAGGGTGGGGACATACAATTCCGAACGGTGACCCCGCTGAACCCTTTTCTGAGAATACGGATTTATCCGGCGTCATTATTCTTCCTTCTGTCAATGTTACAGAAGAGTTTAGATCTCTTGAAATTAACAAGGAAAAAGTCATTGAGTTCTATAGTGTCGTCCCGCTGTATGACGAGGAAATGAATTTAAAACTTCGTAAGGGCACCGATTCGCTATTGGATAGGTTCGACAAATACGCAATTAGCGACCTTATAGAAATCGACCGTAGAAATATTGCCAAGAAACGCTTCGGTATATTCTGA